The Fusarium poae strain DAOMC 252244 chromosome 2, whole genome shotgun sequence nucleotide sequence GTCTTTTCTCTACGACAGCAAACATGCTTGCCCGCACACCTCCGAAACCCGTCGCAAAGAAGCCCGCAGCAGCTGCTCCACGACGAAAACATGTGCAGCAAAAGTCCGAAAACTTCTACCGCATCCGTACCCTCCGCCAAAACATGTTCTCTCCCGCGCCCCCACCCCTACGTATGGCCCGTCTTCGATATCTCCGACATTGGACAATCCACCGTGCGTGGCAGCTGTTCCGtcgacaacaacaccaagcaACCGAGCGCGAGCGTCATCGTATTTACAGCGGCATGTACAACGCCTGCGAAGAGCTGCGCAAAACAGTTGGTCCTGGAAACCGAGACGAGGGTTACCTGTACCGGGTAGCTATGGAAAAGAAGGGTGTCTGGGGAACCGATGCCATACCGATTGAATACGCACGATACCAAACAGACTTTCCCGCTAAGAATGCGTGGAACCACGACTGGAAGAGGCACAGCAACTAGGTGGGCCTGCGCGGTTAATGTACGAATTCAAGAAATGGTATGAGTCAAAAGTGTACTGTATGTATAATAGAAACAATTGCTAGACATCAATGGCTACAGAAACTCAGTATTCACCCGGCTCGCAATTGAGAGTGACTCCTGGTGTCCCATGTGAGTAAAGCAGACAGAATTAAATGTCAGTATCGTCCTCTCATTAAGCAATCTGCTCCTCGAAGGACAGTACCGATCTTCCCAATCTCAAATATGCCATTAATTCACTCTCGCCCTTCCTATGCTCGACCAAGCCAGTCAGCTCTATAGTGCTGTCCCAATTATTAGATAACACATGAAAATAAGATGCATTGCCTAACCCGCTGGAATCAAAATCATGCAAAATATCAGACCCCTCCCACACTCCTCCAATCCGCTCCGTTTTTTCGTATCCTCCAAGGATGCCATGTATTTAAGACGACTTTCGCATTCCGCTTGCTATAAAACAAGGGTGATAAATCGGCAGAGAAAACCACAGGTCAGAACTCGGGAACGTGGCCAAGATCaaaaggaagatgaggacgaaTGTGTGGGGTAAGGTGACGAGATGAACAGCGTTGGACATTCCGTTTTGTCTTGGAGAGTGGTATCCAAGAATGACATATTCatatttcttttcttgtgTCTTAGATTAAGAGCACCTGTGATTAAAAATAACGGGGAAATGCCGGTACTCGAATCGGTAGGCGGTTGAGGTGTTGCAGATGAAATGTTGGTGGCTATGAGTTTTGGTTGTCCCTAGGCATTAATCTGCCTGTCAActgaaagacaagacagtgTGCCGataatataagaaaaaaggaaGTCCTCCTCCTAGAGCGCCGAGCAATAAGTCCTCTATATCCTGTGGTTCCCCGGTGTCCAAAAAATCCTATAGTTGTCTCCAGAAGTCGGAAAATGTTCCGTTGTTGTGGCCGAGGCGAACAATAGTTGATCGCTTGGAGATATACCTGGGCCGGTTCGCAAGGAGGGTTCGCTGCTTACAGGTATAGTCACATCCCTGTAGTCCAGATGTCGAATTCGCATCTGTGTCGGATTGTGCGCAGCTGCTTCTTTACAGCACGACACAGCAGCCACCGCCCTCACCCTTTTCGAAAGTCAACAGAGCAGCACGGGTAGCCGCCTCGAAAACATCGTCGACACCCTCGCCACTCAAGCTGGAGCATTCCAAATATCGCTTTGCGCCAATTTCTCGCGCGATAGACTCTCCATCGTGTTCCGAGACGAATCGCATCGACTTCTTGCGCATTTCCTCAATCGCAACGGGGTCTTCTCGAAGATCCTTCTTCAAGCCAACGAGAATGATGGGAACGCCGGTGCACAGTCGTTGAGCTTCTTCAATCCACTATAATAGCAATAGGTCAGTCTTGAAACATCAGCTGAGCGCCGTTGCGGGTGGGTCTGTACCTTGTGCTTAACGTTGTCAAGAGAATCTGGAGTGTCGACAGAGAAACCTATCAAAATGACATGGGCCTTTGAATATGCAAGGGGTCGTAATCGCTCGTAGTCTTCCTGTCCGGCAGTATCCCAAAGAGCGAGCTGGACAGACTTGCCGTCTACTCTGCAATCCGTCACGTAGTTCTCAAACACTGTAGGAAT carries:
- a CDS encoding hypothetical protein (BUSCO:54053at5125); translated protein: MASIFSLRGLFSRQATPTASTTRLFSTTANMLARTPPKPVAKKPAAAAPRRKHVQQKSENFYRIRTLRQNMFSPAPPPLRMARLRYLRHWTIHRAWQLFRRQQHQATERERHRIYSGMYNACEELRKTVGPGNRDEGYLYRVAMEKKGVWGTDAIPIEYARYQTDFPAKNAWNHDWKRHSN
- the RHO2 gene encoding Rho GTPase (BUSCO:46787at5125), which gives rise to MSANPSNVIRRKLVIIGDGACGKTSLLSVFTLGYFPTVSSPTSSRLVIRVTNNNIALLFENYVTDCRVDGKSVQLALWDTAGQEDYERLRPLAYSKAHVILIGFSVDTPDSLDNVKHKWIEEAQRLCTGVPIILVGLKKDLREDPVAIEEMRKKSMRFVSEHDGESIAREIGAKRYLECSSLSGEGVDDVFEAATRAALLTFEKGEGGGCCVVL